tcattttattaaaaaacattattCACCATAAAGTAAACCTATGATATAAATATTAAGTGTAGGTTTTGGTGTCAAGGTAGCATCTTCGTATAGTGGGCACATGCCGAGACAAAAACATGATTCTATAAATATAGTATCTATACTCTATTTAATCACAAAGTTGTCATGCTTAGATACTATATGATAGAACATAGTAgataaaagaaaatgacaaaatcCAAATCACACCACTTTTTCCCCATACTATATTTTGGAATCTAAACAACAGCTTTGCCAACTGCAAACATATGTTCTTTTCATTCACTTTATTCGGCTAAATCCTAATAAAACCTGATTGGAATTTGATGTCATCTTTACTTATaaagacaaaaaaaataaaataacattggGGCTAGTAAAGTTGATTAGTACTAAGTATATGTGATAAGGAACTTTTATACTAAGCTTCATATGAGTGAACAGAATAAGGATATTTTGTTATAATTCAACAGGTTGGGACTATAGATGATCATAACATTAGaccaaaaacaattttataaagagAACTTCAAACTATCATATGTATTTCAAGCAGTAGAAAATGAAAAATATCAACTTGACTTCACAGTTATGCATTGGTGATAAGAAAGAGATAATCCGCATTCCGAGGTTTAGATACTACTTCACAACGGTTGTTTTAAACCTCAGGATGCAGATTATCACATCCTCACCCAATATACTCCAAGGATTAGACACCATATTCAAATATTTCCTCATCCAGTTAATAGACTCCCATTGCAAATAGTATTAAGCaaatactctctctctctctcaagagAAAAACAGCTTGAATTTGGTTGGAATGAATTATGTGTATCATCATTATTGGAATTTATAATGTCCTTCAAATATATTATGATTGGATTTTCCAATCATATTTTCTAAGATTCTTAACTTGACTGCTTTCTTCAAAAGTATTTAGATCACTTGTTCTCTGCAAAAGGTCACATTCAATATGTAGGCTTAAACTGAATTTCCTGTCATTTTTTCTTGATCAGAATAGATACCAGCAAATTAATAGCCACGTGGCTGAACCGCCCTGCATACTCCTATTGAGGTTAGCTAGCTTCATGAAAACACTTCATTCCCACAATACTTTCTGCATACATCCTAACTTGAGGACCACCAAGAGTTTCATTCTTGAAGTTAACTTGAATGGTCTAGAATATCTATAACAAAGACCATAATTATCCGAGTATATAGCAGGAACATTTTTTTCCTAATATCTAActacaacaaaaaaataataaattcatgATTTCTTTTGAACGTTTGATTAAACATGATTAAATATTCCGTAAGCTTAAATGTAGAAACAATTTCTaaaattatctctaatattaatgGGATTTTTTATTAGAAGCTATATTTATACTTGCTAAATTAGAGATTAAGGATCGTCATGCTTGTATATTTATCgtcaaaaatattaaaactacAGAGCTTATCTCATTCACTTTCAATATTCACTTTCAATTAATTAAACGTGAATGTCTGGATAATGGACTGGAAAAGAGCTAGTAGGAGGGGCTTTAGAAATTTGGTGATGAAATGGGATGTCTTTCCATGTGGAGGCATGCAGGTGGGTGTTAAGGAGGCGATTTCGTCATTCTATTTCTGAGTTTCCGGATAGATCGAGAGCAGAGGATTTGTCCAAGTTGTTTGGTTGTTTGGGTGACATTGTGGAGGTTGTTATTCCACCCAAAAAGGAACAAATTTGGTAAACGGTTTGGTTTTGCGAGGTTTAAGGGGGTTGAGGAGGAGAGGATGTTGGCGGTAAAACTCGATAATATTTTGATTGATGGAAAGAAGATTTATGCTAATCTTCCCAGATTTGATAGAGGTGAGGTTCGTAGAGGGATGGATGGGAGGAAGAGTCAAGCGTGTGCCCAGAAGGAGACGGCAAGGAGGTTTTTTGAGGCTCCTGTTGCTAGGAAGGTGAATCAGGTTGTGAGTGGGATTTCCTATGCTCTAGCGGCTTCAAGTGGAGTGAAGGTTGATGAAGGTACCAAAGCAGAATTGGGTTTGCAGCAAacttttctctcattttcttccagtGAGGATTGCAGATTGAGGTGGAATAAGGCTTTTGTTGGTGAGGTCCTTTTTTCTGGAGAGACGTATAATATTCAGACTCATTTAGAGATTTAAGGTTTTTTCTTGGTCAAAGTGTATCCAATGGGGGCAAACCTTTGTTTACTAGAGGAGATGGAGGAAGGAGTGATTCAGGAATTGTTGAACGACGCGTCTTCGTGGTGGAAGCAATGGTTTCGCTCTATCAGACCTTGGGAGGAATCAGACATAGATGCTGAAAGGGTTATGTGGATCAGAGTTCATGGAACTCCTTGTCACGCTTGGTGTGTGGATTTTTTTGAGAATCTGGCTAATGGTTTGGGTAACTTTGTGTGCGTGGACGAAAACACCTCTTCTGGTGTTAACATGGACATCGCGAGGATACTGTTAAGAGTTCCTTTTAGCTTCAAGCTTCAAGAGAAGTTGAAGGTAGCCATTGATGGAGCGGAGTATGTTTTGGTCCTTAGAGAGGATACGTACGAACCGGTCCGAAAGGTGAGAGAGCCTTTGCCATCAAAGAGTTCTATTGTGTCGTCGCCTGTTAGCGATAGTGGGTACTCTTCTCTCGCGGTAGAGGAGGATTCCATTGGATCCTTTGGATCTTCTCAACATCCGCAGGTTTTTTCAGAAGAAGATGTAGATGATCTGGGCAAAAAGGGGGGGGACAGTTTCGAGACTAATAACGTGGTTATCGAAGAACACTTAATACCTTTTGAGTATGGTACAGAGAAGGACAGTTATTTGGTAAAGGATGGAAGACATAACCAGGGAAAAGGACAAGTTTGCTTTGACGAAGCTCTAAAGGTAGCGTGGGGGGAGAAAAGACATAATGGAAAGTGTAATAGTTGTTCTGATCCTATATCGGCTGACTCTGTACTTGCTTCTAGGGTTCCGGAATCTGGGGAAGAAGAGCAGGCGGCCGCTGAAATATCTCAATCTCCAAGTATAGGGATTGATCACGTGGCAAAAGGGAGATATGTATCGGTGGGCAATCTTGCTAAAGTTAAAAGGCTGGCAGACTTTTGTGGTCCAAAAAAGAAATCGATTTTATGGTCCcattattaaaaaatcaaaaaagaaaaaactttCTTTTAAAAAGAAAGAGGGCGTAATGGCTGGCCCACTAGTGGGGCCCAATCCTATGTGCAGCCAGGAAGGTATTGAAACAGAATTGAGAGGTACGGGTTCGCGTTTTATTTCTACTCAGAATTTGGAAAAACCTGCTGAGTCTGATATATGTAGATGCAACCAAAGAATTTTGATGGTTCTGTGGAGAGTAAATTTCAAAACTTTATTGCTAAGTTGGGTGTGGTGGTAGAAGATCAAAGGAGGGAGGATAAGGGAAAATTGGAAGGTTTGAAAATTCTGGCAGAAGAATCTAATGAGGGAGGGTCGGCGTTAAAAAATCGGTTTTGATGATTATCCGAACTTACAATATCAGGGGGGGTGGCAGTATGATTGAGAGGAGGAGGCTTTGTCAATTAATTAGAAAGGAGAAGGCTGATATAATGTTATTTCAAGAAACAAAGTTAAAGGAGGTATCGACTTCTACCGTTAGAAGTTTATGGGGTAACGAGGATCATGACTTTTCTTTCATGGGAGCTGAAGGTTTATTAGGAGGGATGTTAACGGTTTGGAATAGCAAGACGGTTACGACTCTTTTCTCTTTTTGCGGCAAAGGTTTTCTCGGCAACAAAGTCTATTGGAAAGGAGGTAATTATTACATTGTTAATGTTTATTCGCCTTGCTCTTTATGTGATAAGCGAGATGTGTGGACTCAATTATTGCATTTGAAACAAAATTACATAGACGTAGAGTGGATTATTGATGGAGATTTTAATGCCGTTAAAACAAGGAGCGAGAGAGTAGGAAGAGGCGTTGGTAGGAGTAATGTAGAGTGGAGGGAATTCTTAAAGTTTATTGAGGAGAGTGGTTTGGTGGATGTTCCTTGTAAAGGGAAGAAGTTTAGTTGGTTTTGTGGGGATGGCAAATCGAAGAGTAGACTTGATAGATTTCTTGTGGAGGATTC
The Vicia villosa cultivar HV-30 ecotype Madison, WI linkage group LG6, Vvil1.0, whole genome shotgun sequence genome window above contains:
- the LOC131614112 gene encoding uncharacterized protein LOC131614112, with the translated sequence MQPKNFDGSVESKFQNFIAKLGVVVEDQRREDKGKLEGLKILAEESNEGGGGGSMIERRRLCQLIRKEKADIMLFQETKLKEVSTSTVRSLWGNEDHDFSFMGAEGLLGGMLTVWNSKTVTTLFSFCGKGFLGNKVYWKGGNYYIVNVYSPCSLCDKRDVWTQLLHLKQNYIDVEWIIDGDFNAVKTRSERVGRGVGRSNVEWREFLKFIEESGLVDVPCKGKKFSWFCGDGKSKSRLDRFLVEDSLVSSLGIVGQLIGRWDISDHCPRGLEVFGRGDFVLKEKLRLIKDKLRWWNLNVFGKFELAVEEGVNILNAADDSERWEEEEIEIKKKASKNIWLNLKIKENMLIQKG